A region of the Brassica napus cultivar Da-Ae unplaced genomic scaffold, Da-Ae ScsIHWf_389;HRSCAF=611, whole genome shotgun sequence genome:
TCGACATCTTAAAAATATCAGCCGTAGATAGCACTTCCGAATCCAACGGACTAAAGTTAAACAAAACTCATAATAAAAGcaactcatcttcttcttcattcctCACAATCAAATCTCACATTCACATTAACCATCTGATTTCGTTATGGCTCGTACCAAGCAAACCGCCAGGAAATCAACCGGAGGCAAAGCCCCGAGGAAGCAGCTCGCGACCAAAGCGGCGAGGAAATCAGCTCCGGCCACCGGAGGAGTGAAGAAGCCGCACAGGTTCCGTCCCGGAACGGTGGCGTTGAGGGAGATCCGGAAGTACCAGAAGAGCACCGAGCTTCTCATCCGCAAGCTCCCCTTCCAGCGTCTGGTCCGCGAGATCGCTCAGGATTTCAAGACGGATCTGAGGTTCCAGAGCAGCGCTGTGGCTGCTTTACAAGAGGCTGCAGAGGCTTACCTCGTTGGGTTGTTTGAAGACACCGAATCTCTGCGCGATTCACGCTAAGAGGGTTACGATCATGCCGAGGATATCCAGCTCGCGAGGAGAATCCGTGGCGAAAGAGCTTGATTGGTTCTTCAATGAGCAATCTACTTGGTTTGATTAGGTGTAGTTGCTTTGTTAAGTTAGTACTTAGGTGTTCG
Encoded here:
- the LOC106437086 gene encoding LOW QUALITY PROTEIN: histone H3.2 (The sequence of the model RefSeq protein was modified relative to this genomic sequence to represent the inferred CDS: inserted 1 base in 1 codon; deleted 1 base in 1 codon) — translated: MARTKQTARKSTGGKAPRKQLATKAARKSAPATGGVKKPHRFRPGTVALREIRKYQKSTELLIRKLPFQRLVREIAQDFKTDLRFQSSAVAALQEAAEAYLVGLFEDTNLCAIHAKRVTIMPXDIQLARRIRGERA